A genomic stretch from Setaria viridis chromosome 1, Setaria_viridis_v4.0, whole genome shotgun sequence includes:
- the LOC117863316 gene encoding wall-associated receptor kinase 5 gives MLPLILLPIDPNTSHRYTNTRSLQITYTTTMSSAGVLVGMCVVLACLAAVPRALATAVHGDASSNGILHIPSNGSLISCPTHCGDVEISYPFGIGSGCFRQGFELTCNQTARPPMLFLRNSTTQITSIDVGSNMASASAVGFNVTMGQGVDTYNMSWGTPDGGAVISEYNDGLYVVGCGLEAYMFGNNSTDLIGACMSICADDGTMERANNVFGSCLDGIGCCFIVLTRDLPAFMINLVRRNGTRAQLNDVKVLLPQYYYSNVHDTRIQIAITDQPNCERARVNKDSYACNNESNCQDLQYGRGYSCSCPNYYGKGNPYIVNGCIQAYDSTPKENCTRSCGNISIPFPFGIEEGCYANDNFRLNCTSDGTVLDRRYAQYRVTLISLDDGILNVSNMLNDTSSNNMERIVNSNYDGTDDFRYPYYESVVDGIYDFSQEDEIVIKWVIANLTCQQAKQSNPKYYACISDNSNCQDVTRGKTFYGYICKCNDGFHGNPYLRNNCTACSHGKVYDPTKQKCVMSTKEHNIILGIAIGVACGLGSITVALGAIVLTREWKKGIQRRIRRAYFKKNQGLLLEQLISNESTTNKTKIFSLEEIEEATNNFDATRVLGCGGHGTVYKGILSDQRVVAIKKSKVVEQMEIDQFINEVAILSQIIHRNVVKLFGCCLEDEVPLLVYEFISNGTLYDLLHTDITTKCLLSWIDRIRIAMEAAGALAYLHSAAAIPIFHRDVKSSNILLDENFTAKVSDFGASRSLSLEETRVVTIVQGTFGYLDPEYYHTGELTEKSDVYSFGVILVELLTRKKPIFINSLGAKQSLSHYFVEGLREGAVMEIIDSCIVEEADQEEINDIASLTEACLRDNGGQRPTMKEVEMRLQFLIAKAQRKIQNLAKNDEEIEPLLCPNARNLHAYTNPGSAAHLASQGVSGYSLEHEFSSSIYLPR, from the exons ATGCTGCCTCTCATTTTGTTACCCATCGATCCCAACACCAGCCACAGATACACAAACACACGAAGCTTACAGATCACCTATACAACAACGATGTCCTCCGCCGGAGTTCTAGTTGGCATGTGTGTTGTGCTCGCCTGCTTGGCCGCTGTTCCGCGAGCGCTGGCCACGGCCGTCCATGGAGACGCTAGCAGCAACGGCATCCTGCATATCCCTTCCAATGGCTCCTTGATTAGCTGCCCCACCCACTGCGGGGATGTCGAAATCTCCTATCCCTTCGGGATAGGCTCTGGTTGCTTCCGGCAAGGCTTCGAGCTCACCTGCAACCAGACAGCTCGTCCTCCTATGCTCTTCTTGAGAAACAGTACCACTCAGATCACTTCTATAGACGTCGGCAGCAATATGGCTTCTGCTTCTGCTGTTGGTTTTAACGTCACCATGGGGCAAGGTGTGGACACGTACAACATGTCCTGGGGTACCCCTGATGGTGGCGCTGTTATCAGTGAATATAACGATGGTTTGTATGTCGTTGGATGCGGTCTCGAAGCCTACATGTTCGGTAATAACTCGACTGACCTCATTGGTGCTTGCATGAGCATATGCGCAGATGACGGGACCATGGAGAGGGCAAATAATGTTTTCGGCTCCTGTCTTGATGGGATTGGCTGCTGCTTCATCGTGTTGACGAGGGACCTGCCAGCCTTTATGATTAATCTTGTCCGCCGCAACGGTACAAGAGCACAACTAAATGATGTCAAGGTTTTACTACCACAGTATTATTATAGCAATGTTCATGATACAAGAATTCAGATCGCCATCACGGACCAACCAAATTGTGAACGTGCCCGAGTGAATAAGGATAGTTATGCTTGTAATAATGAAAGCAACTGCCAAGATCTACAATATGGACGAGGCTACAGTTGCTCATGCCCCAATTATTACGGGAAAGGCAACCCCTACATCGTAAATGGCTGCATCCAAG CTTACGATTCAACGCCCAAAGAGAACTGTACAAGATCATGTGGGAACATTAGTATTCCGTTCCCATTTGGGATTGAAGAAGGTTGTTATGCAAATGATAACTTTCGACTCAACTGCACAAGTGATGGCACCGTTCTTGACCGGCGGTACGCACAATATCGTGTGACTCTTATATcacttgatgatgggattctgAATGTTAGCAACATGCTGAATGACACAAGCTCCAATAACATGGAAAGGATAGTCAATTCCAACTATGATGGTACTGACGATTTTCGGTACCCTTATTATGAGTCGGTTGTGGATGGTATTTATGATTTCTCACAGGAAGATGAAATAGTAATAAAGTGGGTTATTGCAAACTTGACTTGCCAACAAGCTAAGCAAAGTAATCCTAAGTACTATGCGTGTATCAGTGACAACAGTAACTGCCAAGATGTCACGCGAGGGAAAACATTTTATGGGTATATCTGCAAGTGTAATGATGGCTTCCATGGAAATCCATACCTGCGAAACAATTGTACAG CCTGCTCCCATGGAAAGGTGTATGATCCCACAAAACAGAAATGTGTCATGTCAACTAAGGAGCATAATATAATTCTTG GTATTGCAATTGGGGTTGCTTGTGGCCTTGGCTCCATAACTGTTGCATTAGGTGCAATCGTACTCACCCGGGAGTGGAAGAAAGGCATCCAAAGGAGAATTCGAAGAGCATACTTCAAGAAAAATCAAGGTTTACTCTTGGAGCAGCTGATCTCAAATGAAAGCACtacaaacaaaacaaagatATTCTCCTTGGAGGAAATAGAGGAGGCGACCAACAACTTTGATGCTACTCGTGTTCTTGGTTGTGGAGGACATGGCACAGTATATAAAGGAATTCTATCGGACCAGCGTGTTGTGGCTATAAAAAAATCTAAAGTAGTGGAGCAAATGGAGATAGACCAGTTTATCAATGAGGTTGCTATTTTGTCTCAAATCATACACCGCAATGTGGTGAAACTTTTTGGTTGTTGCCTAGAGGACGAGGTGCCATTGCTAGTCTATGAATTCATATCAAATGGCACACTATATGACCTTCTTCACACAGATATTACAACAAAATGCTTGTTATCATGGATTGATCGTATAAGGATCGCAATGGAAGCAGCAGGGGCACTTGCTTATCTACACTCAGCTGCTGCAATACCAATTTTTCATAGAGACGTCAAGTCTTCCAATATACTCTTGGATGAAAATTTCACCGCAAAGGTTTCGGACTTTGGTGCTTCAAGATCTCTTTCACTTGAAGAAACTCGTGTGGTGACAATTGTACAAGGAACATTCGGTTACTTGGATCCAGAGTATTATCATACCGGTGAACTAACTGAGAAGAGTGATGTATATAGTTTCGGAGTGATACTTGTGGAACTTTTGACAAGGAAAAAACCAATTTTTATCAACTCTTTAGGCGCGAAACAAAGCTTGTCTCATTACTTCGTTGAAGGGCTTCGTGAAGGGGCTGTTATGGAAATAATAGATTCATGTATTGTGGAAGAGGCAGACCAAGAAGAGATTAATGATATTGCCTCACTTACAGAAGCATGCTTAAGGGACAACGGAGGACAGAGACCAACTATGAAAGAAGTAGAGATGAGGTTGCAGTTCCTGATAGCTAAAGCGCAGAGAAAAATACAGAATTTGGCTAAAAATGATGAAGAGATTGAGCCTCTGTTATGCCCCAATGCTAGGAATCTGCATGCATATACCAATCCTGGCAGTGCTGCTCACTTGGCATCCCAAGGGGTCTCAGGGTACAGCCTGGAGCACGAATTTTCTTCTTCAATCTACTTGCCACGCTAA